In a genomic window of Bacteroidota bacterium:
- a CDS encoding choice-of-anchor D domain-containing protein: MIFRSTLVLVFFAVATLAHAQDQGAMWNAAKRWKLGIDTAPPGAQAVQAPAEATRNPRRGDNPDSPPNTPDIQVFNPSLYWQSENSIGVSFSNPNHLMVSTNGRIPGSNPVVHQPWAFSTDGGVTWPASMQSEDLPPNIIDSFGDPVAFFDVGGKAYYCTLGSPGGIYFVTTTDFGATWSARANADNLNSTNDDKQHAAADFSGTFPNNVYAAWTDFGVTGTPIQISRSTDRGVTWLPRVALPIGSNRGQGVHIAIGPNGEVYPMWAHYTTGTAEVGIGFAKSTDGGATYSTPAIVFPINGIRISNGAITQLNGTRAASFPYHDVDRSNGPRRGWIYVVVPELDVPTSGQADIYVYRSSDGGSTWSSRIKVNGPDVVAGRWQWMPSIAVDPSTGGITVSYYSFDSTASTTMANRYAAYSVDGGDTWDNWVVSDVRATWAPQGTPSTNTVYNGDYYETAAAGGKAWVLWTDRRSGATGSFNKAYIERIIYGENFGWIRGTVTNTVGGAPIQNVAIDFVQNVLQQSGTSDATGAYFAGAQVDTPGTTANLTLRARRFGFLDTTLAVTITRNDTLTRNFGMRPLDLVLTKASITFPPTPVPGSKLDSLTARNQFASPLTLSSLTTTNPDFAVSPTNVVIPAQDSVKIYVTYTPTLGGTDTGRVIVLSSSIYTPRKDVLLDGTAIGVPHFTASVDSLTRTLEGGTRDSVTFRMRNVGTTAGDFSARAIVYPRTNPGAAKVIPLTLEQLSNPAAANSAAQLDYVVPPNYENQSGGSTFNGQLANAARTYQYLIHDSLLTGLVGQRITAIRHRIPVSASAPWPASDVTITNYDIYLSGSVAPANRSLTFAQNIVGPQTQVRSGSLLIPAGSYPSGGNPNQFGPEITFDTPWQYTGGHLLVEFRHPGFTGTSSSVDGIATTNSAAGYGTAFSACWTGSYTGTSGSGGNFGILALTQGGGNWFSVGPTSGSVAMGDSVLMTARFDATDPDIFNNPGNYLGRVEVIATNSALADTLRVPSRLFVVPPPGPRASVDRDSLDFGDVEIDSSKALSVLVRNIGAAALNVTNITMSNPNFSANPTSFSLASLDTQRVTVRFTAPAPGATYTGTMQFVSNDALAPSIALRGRSIGIAHVVVSPDSFVFALSQGDSVNGTVTIRNTGLGELTYTSNVSGGHIGRDSVNVGTATTSLASSSTLMRGGVVNVATTVVLSEIKTWLTLTSPREIRFVVYENTTGTNYTKIFETSITSGTGGPLWYSSGPISVTLQAGKIYAIGAHWPGAAGLTYYYQLSSPVPVPIPFGTITSGLATSSAFPPPATITNTQTSTLYYTQLVTSSGQWVNIMSGASGTVASGDSALLGFRVRTGELGGGRSQAALVVNTNDPLAPIVNVPVAVDILTGVSSAGNQIPESFELSQNYPNPFNPATTIKFGLPTESRVKLTVYNLLGQEIITIADEVRNAGYFLATWDGTNKSGSKVSSGIYFYRMEATSTGDNQNFTSLKKMILLK; this comes from the coding sequence ATGATATTTCGAAGCACATTGGTATTAGTCTTCTTTGCAGTTGCAACACTGGCACACGCGCAAGACCAGGGTGCGATGTGGAATGCGGCGAAGCGATGGAAGTTGGGGATTGATACAGCGCCGCCGGGAGCGCAGGCGGTGCAAGCACCGGCAGAAGCTACGCGCAACCCGCGTCGGGGCGACAATCCCGACAGTCCGCCGAACACGCCGGATATCCAGGTGTTCAATCCGTCGTTGTACTGGCAGAGCGAGAACTCCATTGGTGTGAGTTTCTCCAATCCCAATCATCTCATGGTCTCCACCAACGGACGCATTCCCGGATCCAATCCCGTGGTGCACCAGCCGTGGGCGTTCAGTACCGACGGCGGCGTGACGTGGCCTGCTTCCATGCAAAGTGAAGACCTTCCACCCAACATTATCGACAGTTTCGGTGACCCGGTCGCCTTTTTTGATGTGGGCGGAAAAGCATATTACTGTACGCTCGGCTCGCCGGGCGGGATTTATTTTGTGACGACGACGGATTTCGGTGCAACGTGGAGCGCACGCGCCAATGCCGATAATCTGAACAGTACGAACGACGACAAGCAGCACGCAGCGGCGGATTTCTCCGGCACATTTCCCAACAACGTCTATGCGGCATGGACGGATTTCGGGGTGACGGGAACGCCGATACAAATTTCCCGCTCGACCGATCGCGGCGTAACGTGGCTTCCGCGCGTGGCATTGCCCATCGGCTCGAACCGCGGTCAGGGTGTGCATATTGCCATCGGCCCGAACGGTGAAGTTTACCCGATGTGGGCACACTACACAACCGGCACGGCAGAAGTCGGTATCGGCTTTGCCAAATCCACCGATGGCGGCGCGACATACAGCACGCCGGCAATTGTTTTTCCGATTAATGGTATCAGAATTTCCAACGGCGCCATTACGCAACTGAACGGTACCCGTGCAGCAAGTTTTCCCTATCATGACGTTGACCGTTCCAACGGCCCGCGTCGCGGATGGATTTACGTTGTTGTTCCCGAATTGGATGTGCCGACCAGCGGTCAAGCTGATATTTATGTCTATCGATCATCCGATGGCGGCTCGACGTGGAGTTCGCGCATTAAAGTGAACGGCCCCGATGTCGTGGCAGGCCGGTGGCAGTGGATGCCCTCCATTGCGGTCGACCCCTCCACGGGCGGTATCACGGTCAGTTATTACAGTTTTGACTCGACAGCATCGACCACGATGGCTAACCGCTATGCCGCCTACTCGGTGGATGGCGGCGACACATGGGATAATTGGGTGGTGAGCGATGTGCGCGCAACATGGGCACCACAAGGAACACCCAGCACCAACACAGTGTACAACGGCGATTACTACGAAACGGCGGCAGCAGGCGGCAAAGCATGGGTTTTGTGGACTGACCGCCGCAGCGGTGCAACAGGATCATTCAACAAAGCCTACATCGAACGCATTATTTACGGAGAGAATTTCGGCTGGATACGCGGCACGGTGACCAATACCGTGGGCGGCGCCCCGATTCAGAACGTGGCGATTGATTTTGTGCAGAATGTGTTGCAGCAAAGCGGAACGAGTGATGCAACGGGTGCCTACTTTGCCGGAGCGCAGGTGGATACGCCGGGAACAACGGCGAATCTCACGCTACGCGCACGGCGGTTCGGATTCCTCGACACCACGCTTGCCGTAACCATCACGCGCAACGACACGTTAACGCGGAACTTCGGGATGCGACCGCTTGACCTCGTTCTCACAAAAGCGAGCATCACCTTCCCGCCCACGCCGGTACCGGGCTCGAAGCTCGACAGTCTGACGGCGCGCAATCAGTTCGCCTCGCCGCTGACGCTGAGTTCTCTTACCACAACCAATCCGGACTTTGCCGTCTCGCCGACGAACGTGGTGATTCCGGCACAGGACTCGGTGAAGATTTACGTTACCTACACACCGACCTTGGGAGGTACGGATACTGGACGTGTCATTGTGCTGAGCAGTTCCATCTACACACCACGCAAAGATGTTCTGCTTGACGGTACAGCCATCGGTGTTCCGCACTTCACGGCCAGCGTCGATTCGTTGACCAGAACGCTCGAAGGCGGTACGCGTGATTCCGTCACCTTCCGTATGAGAAACGTCGGAACCACGGCGGGAGACTTCTCCGCAAGGGCAATCGTATATCCGAGAACAAATCCCGGTGCCGCAAAGGTCATTCCGCTGACGCTCGAGCAGCTTTCGAATCCGGCAGCAGCCAACTCAGCGGCACAGTTGGATTATGTGGTTCCACCGAACTACGAGAATCAGTCCGGGGGTTCCACATTCAACGGACAACTTGCAAACGCGGCTCGAACCTATCAGTACCTGATTCATGACAGTTTACTTACCGGCTTGGTTGGGCAGCGAATTACAGCCATCCGCCACAGGATTCCTGTATCTGCATCGGCGCCGTGGCCTGCTTCGGATGTGACAATCACCAACTATGACATCTACCTGAGCGGAAGCGTTGCACCGGCGAATCGAAGCCTGACTTTTGCGCAGAATATTGTCGGACCGCAGACTCAGGTGCGCTCGGGCAGCCTTCTTATTCCCGCGGGCTCATACCCTTCAGGAGGCAACCCGAACCAATTCGGACCGGAAATTACGTTCGATACACCATGGCAATACACAGGCGGCCACTTGCTCGTGGAGTTCCGCCACCCCGGCTTCACGGGAACATCAAGCAGTGTTGATGGTATCGCAACAACCAACTCAGCGGCGGGTTATGGCACCGCGTTCAGCGCATGTTGGACCGGGAGTTACACAGGCACTTCGGGTTCCGGAGGAAATTTCGGAATACTCGCTTTGACACAGGGAGGCGGCAATTGGTTCTCGGTAGGCCCGACTTCAGGATCCGTCGCAATGGGCGACTCTGTGCTCATGACTGCAAGATTCGACGCGACGGATCCCGATATATTCAACAATCCCGGGAATTACCTCGGACGCGTTGAAGTCATTGCAACGAACTCGGCACTTGCAGATACGTTGCGCGTACCATCGCGATTGTTTGTTGTACCACCTCCGGGACCGAGAGCCTCGGTAGATCGCGACTCGTTGGATTTTGGCGATGTAGAGATCGATTCGAGCAAGGCCCTGTCGGTTCTTGTCCGCAACATCGGAGCGGCAGCACTCAACGTCACGAACATTACAATGAGCAATCCGAACTTCTCTGCCAATCCGACGAGCTTCTCATTGGCATCGCTGGATACGCAGCGTGTTACCGTACGGTTTACGGCTCCGGCTCCAGGAGCAACATACACCGGAACGATGCAGTTCGTATCGAACGACGCGCTCGCTCCCTCTATAGCATTGCGGGGACGGAGTATAGGAATTGCTCACGTGGTTGTCAGTCCCGATTCATTCGTGTTTGCTCTTTCGCAGGGTGACAGCGTCAACGGAACGGTCACTATTCGTAACACCGGGCTGGGAGAGTTGACGTACACCAGCAACGTGAGCGGGGGCCACATTGGCAGAGATTCTGTCAATGTCGGTACGGCAACCACTTCACTTGCATCCAGCTCAACGCTCATGCGCGGGGGCGTGGTGAATGTCGCCACCACAGTCGTGCTCAGCGAAATTAAAACATGGCTGACGCTGACAAGCCCGCGCGAAATCCGCTTCGTGGTGTATGAGAACACTACCGGGACAAATTACACGAAGATATTTGAAACCTCCATCACGTCGGGCACTGGCGGTCCGCTGTGGTATTCGTCAGGTCCAATCTCTGTCACATTGCAGGCCGGCAAGATTTACGCCATTGGCGCCCATTGGCCGGGAGCAGCCGGCCTGACGTACTATTACCAACTGAGTTCCCCTGTTCCTGTTCCAATTCCATTCGGGACAATCACGAGCGGTCTCGCAACCTCGTCAGCGTTCCCGCCGCCGGCTACCATCACGAACACACAAACAAGCACGCTCTACTACACGCAACTGGTGACCAGCAGCGGACAATGGGTGAACATCATGTCGGGCGCGAGCGGTACGGTAGCTTCGGGCGACAGCGCTTTGCTTGGATTCAGGGTCAGAACGGGCGAACTCGGAGGTGGACGATCGCAAGCAGCGCTTGTTGTAAACACGAATGATCCTCTTGCTCCGATTGTAAACGTACCTGTTGCGGTTGACATTCTCACGGGCGTTTCTTCTGCAGGAAATCAGATTCCCGAGTCATTTGAGCTGTCGCAGAACTATCCCAATCCCTTCAATCCGGCAACCACCATCAAGTTCGGATTACCGACGGAAAGCAGGGTGAAGTTGACTGTTTACAACCTGCTCGGTCAGGAAATCATTACGATTGCCGACGAGGTCAGGAATGCCGGTTACTTCCTCGCAACATGGGATGGAACGAACAAGTCCGGCAGCAAGGTGAGCAGCGGCATCTACTTCTACCGGATGGAAGCTACATCAACAGGAGACAATCAGAACTTCACAAGTTTGAAGAAGATGATACTCCTCAAATAG
- a CDS encoding outer membrane beta-barrel protein, whose translation MKRGVLILATLTILCATSLTAGPISFGLQATGANINIDGPLKEVYGFGFGGGAHLDINLPVLFAIRIQADYVTFSPDNGKYQALIAGLIPGSASADFSIDGGRINIFSANANGKLSPLPLPIISPYITGGIGLANVGASDATVKFQGNPVQGGTIPGSKSETNTSANLGVGVDLDLLVLKLYLEARYTWIFASGATSTYIPVSLGVTF comes from the coding sequence ATGAAAAGAGGCGTGCTGATACTCGCAACACTGACAATTCTCTGTGCCACCTCGCTGACGGCCGGGCCGATCAGTTTCGGGTTGCAGGCAACAGGGGCGAACATCAATATTGACGGGCCATTGAAAGAGGTGTACGGCTTTGGTTTTGGCGGCGGGGCACATCTCGATATCAACTTGCCCGTATTGTTTGCCATTCGGATTCAGGCGGATTACGTCACCTTCTCCCCCGACAACGGAAAGTATCAAGCGCTGATCGCCGGTCTGATTCCCGGGTCAGCTTCAGCAGATTTTTCTATTGATGGGGGGAGAATTAACATCTTTTCGGCCAATGCCAATGGCAAATTGAGCCCGTTGCCTCTTCCCATTATTTCCCCTTATATTACCGGAGGAATTGGATTGGCGAACGTCGGTGCAAGCGATGCAACGGTGAAGTTCCAGGGTAATCCTGTTCAGGGAGGGACAATACCCGGATCAAAATCAGAAACGAATACCTCGGCAAACCTCGGTGTCGGTGTCGATTTAGATCTCCTTGTGCTCAAGCTCTATCTCGAAGCCCGCTATACGTGGATTTTTGCATCGGGGGCAACAAGCACCTACATCCCTGTATCGCTAGGAGTCACATTCTAG